A region from the Ovis aries strain OAR_USU_Benz2616 breed Rambouillet chromosome 22, ARS-UI_Ramb_v3.0, whole genome shotgun sequence genome encodes:
- the LOC114110273 gene encoding T-complex protein 1 subunit zeta: MAAVKTLNPKAEVARAQAALAVNISAARGLQDVLRTNLGPKGTMKMLVSGAGDIKLTKDGNVLLHEMQIQHPTASLIAKVATAQDDITGDGTTSNVLIIGELLKQADLYISEGLHPRIITEGFEAAKEKALQFLEQVKVSKEMDRETLIDVARTSLRTKVHAELADVLTEAVVDSILAIKKQDEPIDLFMVEIMEMKHKSETDTSLIRGLVLDHGARHPDMKKRVEDAYILMCNVSLEYEKTEVNSGFFYKSAEEREKLVKAERKFIEDRVKKIIDLKKKVCGDSDKGFVVINQKGIDPFSLDALAKEGIIALRRAKRRNMERLTLACGGIALNSLDDLNPDCLGHAGLVYEYTLGEEKFTFIEKCNNPRSVTLLIKGPNKHTLTQIKDAIRDGLRAVKNAIDDGCVVPGAGAVEVAMAEALVKYKPSVKGRAQLGVQAFADALLIIPKVLAQNSGFDLQETLVKVQAEHSESGQLVGVDLNTGEPMVAAEAGIWDNYCVKKQLLHSYTVIATNILLVDEIMRAGMSSLKG, encoded by the coding sequence ATGGCGGCCGTGAAGACCCTGAACCCCAAGGCCGAGGTGGCCCGAGCCCAGGCGGCGTTGGCGGTCAACATCAGCGCGGCCCGGGGGCTGCAGGACGTGCTGAGAACCAACTTGGGGCCTAAGGGCACCATGAAGATGCTTGTTTCTGGTGCTGGAGACATCAAACTCACTAAAGATGGAAATGTGCTGCTTCATGAAATGCAAATTCAGCACCCAACAGCCTCCTTAATAGCCAAAGTAGCAACAGCCCAGGATGACATAACTGGTGATGGTACCACTTCCAACGTCCTCATCATTGGAGAGCTGCTAAAGCAGGCGGATCTCTACATTTCTGAAGGTCTTCATCCCAGAATAATTACAGAAGGATTTGAAGCTGCAAAGGAAAAGGCACTTCAGTTTTTGGAACAAGTCAAAGTaagcaaagagatggacagggaaacacTTATAGACGTGGCCAGAACATCTCTACGAACTAAAGTTCATGCTGAACTTGCTGATGTCTTAACAGAGGCCGTAGTGGACTCCATTTTGGCCATTAAAAAACAAGATGAACCTATTGACCTCTTCATGGTTGAGATCATGGAGATGAAACATAAATCTGAAACAGATACAAGCTTAATCAGAGGCCTTGTTTTGGACCATGGGGCACGGCATCCTGATATGAAGAAGAGAGTAGAAGATGCATACATCCTCATGTGCAATGTGTCATTAGAATATGAAAAAACAGAAGTGAATTCTGGCTTTTTTTACAAGagtgcagaggagagagagaagttaGTGAAAGCTGAAAGGAAATTCATCGAGGacagagttaaaaaaataatcgacctgaaaaagaaagtctgtGGTGATTCAGATAAAGGATTTGTTGTTATTAATCAAAAGGGAATTGATCCCTTTTCCTTAGACGCTCTTGCCAAAGAAGGCATTATAGCTCTGCGCAGAGCTAAAAGGAGAAACATGGAAAGGCTGACTCTTGCTTGTGGTGGGATAGCCCTAAATTCTCTTGATGACCTGAATCCTGATTGTTTGGGACATGCAGGACTTGTCTATGAATATACATTGGGAGAAGAGAAGTTCACCTTTATTGAGAAATGTAACAATCCTCGCTCTGTCACGTTATTGATCAAAGGACCAAATAAGCACACGCTTACTCAAATCAAAGATGCAATAAGAGATGGCTTGAGGGCAGTTAAAAATGCTATTGATGATGGCTGTGTAGTCCCAGGTGCTGGTGCAGTGGAAGTGGCGATGGCAGAAGCCCTGGTTAAATACAAGCCCAGTGTAAAGGGCAGGGCCCAGCTTGGAGTTCAAGCATTTGCTGATGCGTTGCTCATTATTCCCAAGGTTCTTGCTCAGAATTCTGGTTTTGACCTTCAGGAAACACTAGTTAAAGTTCAAGCAGAGCATTCAGAATCCGGTCAGCTTGTGGGTGTGGACTTGAACACTGGTGAACCAATggtagcagcagaagcaggcaTATGGGATAACTATTGTGTAAAGAAACAGCTTCTTCACTCCTACACTGTGATTGCCACCAACATTCTCCTGGTTGATGAGATCATGAGAGCTGGAATGTCTTCTCTAAAAGGTTGA